From the Candidatus Thermoplasmatota archaeon genome, the window AAAGAAGAATTCCTGAAAGATAAAAAGACGCAAAGGTCCGTTTTATGGGGACTTGCAATCATAGGGGAAGCAATAAAGAATATTCCAAGTAAAATGAAAGAAAAATATCCAGAAATAAACTGGAAAGGCGTGATTGGGATGAGAAACATAATTATCTACAGATACTCAACGATAAGGATGGAAGATATATGGTATTTAGTAAAAAATAAATTGCCTGAACTAAAGCAAGTTATTTCAGAACTATTAAAAGAGCGAGAACCTTCAGAATAAGGCA encodes:
- a CDS encoding DUF86 domain-containing protein; its protein translation is MKEIKIYLNNISENIDQIENDVEGMLKEEFLKDKKTQRSVLWGLAIIGEAIKNIPSKMKEKYPEINWKGVIGMRNIIIYRYSTIRMEDIWYLVKNKLPELKQVISELLKEREPSE